The nucleotide sequence CAAATTTGAACTTACAGAGCTGGGGAAAAAGCTATATTTTTATTTATGTGAGTTGTTTGAGATTATAAACTGTAAACCTTAAATCTCAAATTGTGAGGGATAGATATGAAAAAATTTGGAATACTTTTATTTTCAGACATTGTTAAAGAATGCATGAATGGAGATGAATTTGCAAGAGAAATTATTGAAGATTTGCTTAATTTTTTAATAAAATTACGGATTTGGAGATGGAAATATTTGTTATCACAAAATCAAAAAAATGAAATTCAAATGTCAGAGTTGTTACCACTAATAAAAGAAGAGAAAGAAGAAATTGACAGATTATTTTCGTTCCTATATAATACAGATATCTCTGTTGAGAATAGAATTGAAATTCTAATGTTATTAAAAGAATTTGTGAAAGAGGAAATTAAATGGATTTTAATGGATGCTAACCAGGTTAATCTTGTAAGAAAATAATGCTTTTTTACATAAATAATTTTAACAACATTGTAAAATTCTACCATTTTAATTATGTAACTATAAATTTAAATTTACAGATTATAGAAAAGTTTATATAGAACTTCAAAAACACAATTTATATAGAAAACTAAAAGAGAGAGGTGGGGGACATGTTTGGAAGAGACCCATTTGATTCATTGTTTGAAAGGATGCTTAAAGAGTTTTTCACAACACCAATGACTGGAACCACAATGATTCAAAGCTCAACAGGAATTCAAATATCTGGAAAAGGATTTATGCCTATCTCAATTATTGAAGGGGATAAGCATATAAAAGTTATTGCATGGTTGCCAGGGGTTAATAAAGAAGACATAGTTTTAAATGCAATTGGTGATACATTAGAGATTAGGGCTAAAAGAAGTCCATTAATGATAACTGAAAGTGAAAGAATTATTTACTCAGAAATTCCAGAGGAAGAAGAGATTTACAGAACAATAAAACTTCCTGCTAATGTTAAAGAGGAGAACGCATCAGCTAAATTTGAGAATGGTGTTTTAAGTGTTACTTTACCAAAGGCAGAATCTTCAATTAAGAAAGGTATTAACATTGAATAATTTACTTATTTTATTTTTATATTAAATTACATCTATAGAATCATATATTTAAATTAGGTGAAGAAATGATAAAGAAAAAGCACTTAGAGATGATATTGGATTCTTTAAAAAGGCATCCAAACCCAAAAGTTGATTTAGAACAATATACAATAGATGGAAAGTTAGCATCTGACATTTTATTTTTTGCAGTGAATGATTTTTATGGCAATGTTGTTATTGATTTAGGATGTGGAACTGGAAGGTTAGCTATAGGTAGCAAAATTTTAGGAGCTAAGAGAGTTATTGGTGTAGATATTGATAAAGAAAGTATTGAAACTGCAAAAGAAAATGCTAAAAAGCTGAATGTTGATATAGATTTTTATTGCATGGACATTAGGGATGTTGATGATGAATTTTTAAATAACGTGCTTGGAGAGGATAGAAATTTAAAGAAGGTTATTATTCAAAATCCTCCTTTTGGAGCTCAGAAAAAACACGCTGATAGGATATTTTTAGATAAAGCATTAGAAATTGGGGACATAATTTATACTATCCACAACTACCCAACAAAAGATTTTGTTATGAAGTATGTTGAAGATAAAGGAGGGAAAATAACTCATATCTATGAAGCGTTTTTTAGAATTCCCGCAATATATGAATTTCATAAGAAGAAGGTTGTAAATATTCCTGTAGTTGTTTTTAGAATAGAGATATAGCATTATATGTTTAAATATTCAATGACATTTATCACGCGGAATGTTCCTTATTTTCAATTTAAAGCTTTCTAAAAACTTATTTTTCAATTTTAATAATTTTTATCAAATTTCTAAGGTTAGTTATTTTAAAGATTTTATTTACTTGGATTTATTAAATTATAGAGATTTTTAAGAAATTTTGGATAATTATTTTTAAATTAAAATTTCCCCGATAATTAAGAAGTTTTTAAAAATCCATAAAATTTATATATGGTTAAGATAAAGAATAACCTTAGATTAAAAACTTCGAGGGTTTATAAATAATAAGGTTAAAATCAGACCGATTCGGTATGGAAACTAACTCCCACCTCCTTTTTTATTTTTTTAACCACTGTTAAAATCAGACCTCTTGGAGGATGGAAATACTCAACAATAAAAATAAGGAATGACTAATAATAAACCTTACAAACAATTGGATTTTTTAAGATGGATAAAGCATCATCTAACGTCTCTTTTTTTGAAATACAAAATAAAGTATTTCCTAACATAGATTGAGAAGCTCCAACTGTAAATTTTAAATCTTCACAGATATCTAAAATTTTTTCATTTATAAGCTCTGTATTTACAGCAAATTTGTATGAGAGATTAACAAAATTTTCCAAAGTGGGATTTTTTAAAAGCTCATTTAAACATCTCTCTCCATATTCGTTTATCTTTTTAATCCATTCTTCATTTGTTATTATCTCTTTTGTCTCTTTTTTTCCAAAAATTTCAATTATAATATAATAATCATCATTAACAGCGATTTTTTCAACATTTATAGGAAATCCAGGAGCTTTTCTTATAACGAATCCTTTTGTATATTGAGCTATCACATCCCCTAATCCAGTTCCGCACTCTACTTCACTTATATGAGCTATCTCTACATAATTTTCATTTAAATTTAGTGTTTCATTTAATTTTTTAGCTAATATTAAAGCACACCCTCCAGACATTCCTAATCCACTACCTAAAGGAAAATCAGATGAGAATATTATATCATAATCATCATTATATCCAAATTCTTTATAATATTCAACAACCTTTTTAACAACACAAATATCTACCTTTTTATCATTATAAAAAACATCTCCGTTTCCCTTTTTTAGCTCAATATTGACTCCTCTATTTATGGTGATTCCAGCACCTATAGAACCAGTTTTTAACTTATTAGAGGATTTACAAATTGCAAAAAATCCCGTTATATGCCCTGGAGCAAACATAACTCAACCTCCTTAATTACTTAAAAAATAGTTTAAGTTCATGTTTATCAGTTTGTGTAGTTTAAAATAGTTTATAAAATTATTGTTATACAATAAAAAAAGATTTCAAATTTTTAATTTTCAAATTTATCTTCCAAACGCTCTATACGCTATAGGGCTACTGCCCTATTGGTATACCGGGATGCACTACCTCGCTACGCTCGGCAGTGCCTCTTCTTTATTTGTTCTTATCTTCCAAACGCTCTATCGATAATTATATCTACAATCCTATCATCAGCACCTATTGGTTCTCTGTAAATAATTTCAACATCTTCTGGAATCTCTAACTTTTCATGTTCGTGATGATGGTGATGATGGTGATGGTGCCCATGGCCGTGTTCATGATGATGGTGTTCATGTTCTTCATCATCATTAATTAACCCTAACAACCTTGGAATATCTCTTGTTGTATGGATTCCATGAGCTAAGAAAACAGGAACAACAATAATTTTTTTAGCTCCCTGCTCAATTGCTTTTTTAACTGCTTGTGGAATTGTAGGTTCATTAAATTCCATTAAACCTATTTCAACAATTGGAAATATATTTTTTTCTTTAACCTTTTCGGCTAATTTTACTAAAAGCTCTTTACTATATGGTAGTCTACTACCATGCCCTACCAATACCAATGCTTCCATAACCTCACCATTATTATTTTACGTGGTAGAGTTCATACTAACTATTATATATATTTTTTTCATTTATTTATGAATTTAATTAAAATCAAATTATGGAGGAGTAATGCATGGACACTTCTAAATTCATCTTAATTGTGGCAATAATAATTTGGCTAATTTTATATGTTATTAGGGATTCAATAAACTTAAAAACCTATGGAGGAATTTTTGGAATTTTAAGAACTAAATTGGGGTTAAAAACAATTGAAAAATTAGGAAAGTATAAAATTTGGCAGAAAATAGGAATTATCTCTATACCAATATGTGTAGTACTTGGGTTTATTATGCTTTTCAATATAATAGCTATGAGTATAAAGCTGTTATCAGGAACTCTGCCAAAAGAAGCGGCAAAACCAGTAGTGTTTTTGTTTGGAGATGTAATTCCATGGATTCCAGGGATTATAGCTCTATTAATAGCAATTTCAGTACATGAATTAGCACATGGTATATTTGCAAGGTCTTTTGGAATTAAGGTTAAAAGCTCAGGAATTTTATTATTATTGGGTCTTCCATTGGGAGCTTTTGTTGAATTAGGAGATGAGTTTAAAAATGCAGAGAAAAAAATTAGAGGAGCTATTGCTTCAGCAGGACCATTAGCAAATTTATTGATTTTTTTAATATCAATTCCACTACTTTCATTTAGCTACACATTACCAACAGAGTTAAAAATTATTGATGTTAAAGAGCCAGCATCTGAGTTTTTACAAAAAGGAGATGTTATTTATGAGATTAACGGTAAAAAAATAAATTCATTAGAAGATTTTAGAGAATTTGCCAAAACCATAGAACCAAATAAAGAGTATGAAATAAAAGTTTTGAGGGATAATAAAATACTGACGTATAAAATTATTAGCTCTGATGAAGGAAAGATTGGAGTTATGGTTTCACCAACAAAAAATACAGCACTATTCATAAATACAATATACTGGACTTATTGGTTTAACTTTTTATTGGCTTTATTTAACTTACTTCCAGCAATGCCTTTAGATGGCTTTCACGTATGGAATGCTTTCCCAGAATTATTAAAAGAGAGAAAAAATAGATTTATTGCAAAGATTGGACAGATATTAGAATTGTTTATAAATGAAAAAACTTTGGGCTCAATAACCCTTTTGGTTTGGTGGATTATTCTTGGAAGTATATTATATTCGATGTGGTAGGATTTAATTTCTCTTTATTTATGAGGCATTGCCGAGCGTTAGCGAGGCAATGCATCCTATCCCAATAGGGCGAAGCCCTATGGTTCGGGAAGTATTTTATATTCAATGTGGTGAAATATATGGATATAATCAACTTTTATCTTTATGGATTTGTTTCCCTTTTTATTACAATAGACCCAATTGGCTTAATTCCAATAGTGCATTCTTTAACATATCCTTATCCAAAAGAGCAAAGAATTAGAATTATTAAAAAGGCAATTATCTCATCAACTACAGTTTTGTTGCTATTTGCTTTATTTGGAAATTATATTTTTGGTTATTTTGGGATTACAATAGATGCTTTTAGAGTGGCTGGAGGGATTTTGCTATTTAAAATAGCTTGGGATATGCTTCATGCAGAAATTCCAAAAACAAAGCATAAACCAGATGAAAGATTAGATATTGAAGATATTGACAGTATAGTTTATGTTCCATTGTCTATTCCTTTAATCTCCGGCCCTGGAGCTATAACAACAACTATGATTTTAATTAGCAAAGCCCAAAGTATTTTAGATAAAGGGGTTGTTGTTTTATCTATACTATCAGCTATGTTAGTTTCTGGAATCATTTTATCATTAACTGACTTTATAATTAGAAGAGTTAATATATATGGAATTAACGCCTTTGTAAGGATTATGGGATTGTTATTGGTGGCAATTTCAGTTCAAATTATATTTATTGGGATAGTTGGGCTATATAATAGCATTAGTGTTCAATAAATTATCTCTTTTCTTTATTTTCTAACATTTTCTTTAATTCTTTCATTTTTGGTGGCAATTTTTTCCATCTCCAAAAGCCTCTTAAAATCTCATCTTCATCATAACCAAATTTTTTCAAAACATTAACCCATTTATTAAACAACTCTGGATAAAGTTCTCTAACTCTTAAAAACTCAGAATTTAATGTAGCTGGGCACATATAGCAGCCAATTCTTTCAAATCCTTTATCATAAAGCTCATTATAAATAATATCATTTAAGTATATCCAGCTCCAGACATCAGTTCCTTTCCAATCTAATATTGGGAAAACGTTTATTTGATTTTCAATAAATCCACTTTTTCTCTCATAACTTAATTTTCCTCTCGCAAAGCTTTCATATTTTCTTGAACCGTCGATTGTATAAATTCTCTTATATTTCTTTAAATACTCTTTTAACGGCTCTAATTTGCAAACACTATTACACCATCTATAATCTTTGGTAGGTATTCCTTCTTTATCTAAATATTCCCAGAAATCCTTTCCTTTTAAAACAACTAAATTTAAATCATACTTTTCAGCAAATTTTTTAGCAAATTTAATAGTGTCTTTAAATTCTAAACCAGTATCTATAAAGATAACTTCCAAATCATCTATAACTTTATTAGATAGCAAAGTAGAGACAGAAGAATCTTTACCACCGCTAAAAGAGGCGTTTATAGCATAACCTTTATCTTTACATTTTTCATAATACCTTTTTATGATTGATAATGATTTTCTCTCTAATTTTTTAATTCTTTCATGATTTTTTCTTAAATAATCTTCAATTTTTTCAAATTTAATCTCTTTTTTTAGAGTTAGGTCTTTGATTTTTAATGTTTCTCCTTTTTTAACTGCTACACCAACATAATTTTTCATTTTTACTCCAACATATTCATTCTCATCAATATTTTTAAGCTCTTCAGGATTTTCAATTAAATCAATTGGGACTTTTTTACCCTTTAACCTTCTTTTTGTTGGTTTTATTTTAATTTTTGGCTCTTCTATTAAATAATAAGGGGCATAGGGATGAAATTTCCAATCTAAGTCAATTAAATCAAATTCTAATATTCCAATGCACTCTCCATTAATAAAAACTTTCTTTCTGTAATCTAATCCGCCAATTTTCTTTAAAATTATCGCTAAATCATGAGAGAAATTTTTATTAAGTAGTTTGTTTAAAATATCTATTTCAAACTTAGAAGCAAATTTATCATCCATTTTAATCACCTAAGTTTAATAGGACTTTCGCAGTTTATATATTTAATAAAGGTATTTGGATGCCTTTAGGCATCAGTTCCTTAAAAAATTTTATTTCTGCGAAAGTCCTATTTAAATTAATCACAATTAAATATTTTTAATGTTAATGCTTCAAATAAAAATATTAGGTTAAATTTTTTATTTACAATATAGAAAATCATAAAATTTTCAGTGAAACTATGGAAAATTGGATTGAATTAAAAAAAGGAGCTAAAGTATTAGAAAAAAACAAAAACAACAAAATTTTGATAGTTACACATATAGATACTGATGGATTAACATCAAGAGCTATTTTGCAAAAATTAGCTGAGAGATTAAACTTAGATGCAGATTTTATGTTTTTAAAGCAAATTACCATAGAAACAATAAATGATATTCCATTTGAAGATTATGATTTAATAATTTTTGCTGACTTAGGTAGTGGGCAACTAAAGATGATTAAAGAAAAATTGGATGAGCTCAACTTATCAGATAAAAAAAACAAAATTATCATCTTAGACCACCACCAACCTGAAGAGATAAAGATTCCTGAAACTATTGTTCATATAAACCCACTAACAATAGGAAAAAGTGGAGCTGAGATTTGTGGAGCTGGTGTCTCTTACTTATTTGCGAAAACAATCAACAATGAATGGATTGACTTAGCTAAATATGCTGTTTTAGGAGCTGTTGGTGATATTCAAAACATAGAGGGAAAATTAACAGGCTTAAATAGAAAAATACTATCTGATGCCATTATGAGTGGAGATATTAAAGTAGCAACTGACTTGCAGATGTATGGTAGGCAAACGAGGCCTTTATTTGTATCTATGAGATATTGGGCGGATATTAGGACTGATTTACTAAACAATGATTCAAGAATAATAAAATACATCCAATACATAAATAAAAAGTATGGTATTGAAATAAACCCAACAATGAGAATAGCAGAAATTCCTTTTGAATACAAAAAGATTATTGGAAATGAACTTTTAATAAAATGCTTAAACTATGTTCCAAACCACTGGACACCTTATGTCCCAAAGGTCATATTTGGAGAGGTTTATGAATTTAGATATGAGGAATTTGGTTCTCCATTGAGAGATTTGGAAGAGTTCTCAACCTGTATAAATGCATGTTCAAGATATGGGGATTATGAAACTGCTTTAAATGTGTTGATGGGAGATAAAGGAAAATACTATAGTAGAATGCTCTCAAATTTAAGAAAGCATAGGAATAATTTAAGAGAGGCATTGGAGCATGTAAAGAATGATGTTGAGATAATTCAGAAAGAAAACTTCCAATACTTTGAGACAGATAAAATTATGCCAAATATTATTGGAATCGTTGCTGGAATGAGTTATTCTATTGAAGAAGTGGATTGGATGAAGCCAATATTTGCAATAACAGAGGATGATAATGGCTATAAGGTTTCTGCAAGATGTCCTAAGCTTTTATGCTTTGCTGAAGATGTAAATTTAGCTAAGGCAATAAAATATGCTTCAGAAAAGGTTAATGGTAGTGGGGGAGGGCATAAGTTTGCTTGTGGGGCATATATCCCAGATAATAAGAGAGAGTTTATAAAATATATTGAGATTGCTCTTAAGTAATAATTTTTAAATAATTATTCTTTTCCAAGGCATTTTATCTATTTTTTCTAAGTATTTATCTAATAATTTATCTTTTTTTAATGCACTAATTAAGCTTGTTGGATTTTTTGAGTAATCTAAGTATTTATTTAATATCCCATCTCCCCTTGCCAACACACACTGGCAAATCATGGAGTTGAAGTTCTCATATTCTACTCTAATATTTTCTTTTTTTAAAGATTTTTCAATATACTTAATTTTTTTCTTAGATGATAAATCAAACTCTTCACATTCAAAATCTGTATGAGGTTTTGGAATCATTGGATTAATTGAGATTTCAACCTTCCTAATTTCTCTTTTTATCTTCTTTGTTAAATTTATCAGTTCTTCAATATCTTCATCTGTTTCTGTTGGAATTCCAACCATAAAATAGAGTTTAATCTTATCAACGTTGTATTTCTTAGCTAAATCAACCGCATTAGCTATGTCTCCCTCTCTAATATCTTTTTTTATAAATTCCCTTAACCTTTCACTACCTGCTTCTGGAGCAATTGTTAGAGTTTTTGGCTTTAAAATTTTCATTAAATCATCGTTTAAAGTATCCGCCCTTAAAGATGAAGGAGATATTTGAATATTTTTCTCATCTAAAAAGTTGCATAGTTCAACTATATATTTATAATCTCCAACTGATGGAGCTATTAGAGCTACTTTATTAACTTTATTAACCGTAACTCCTTCTTCTGCCAAATACATTAAATCATCAAGCTTTCTAAACCTTGGTGGATAATAGATAGCTCTTGCTAAGCAAAATCTACACCTTCTTGGACAACCTCTTCCAATCTCTAACAAAAAGGATTTTCCATAAGCTCCTTCTTCAGAAGTTGGCTGATATATTGGGTAATCCTCAACTCCCAATTTTTTTGGATATATTCTTTTAACCTTCTCTTTTTCTAAAAATTTTGAATAAACTCCTTCAACATCAAACTCTCTATTTATAACTTTTAACATTACATCACTATTCTCAATCTCTCCAACGATAAATGCATCAAAAAATTCAGCTATTGGGAAGAAATTTTCCATTACACATGGCCCTCCAGCAACAAAAACGGCTTTAGGGTTGGTTTTTCTTAAATCTTTAACTATCTTTATTGCATTAAAGTAATCATTTTCATACTGCAGAGTGATAAAAATTGCATCAAAATTTCTTATTCTTTCATAATTCTCTAAGAAATACACTCCTACATTTAAATCTCTATATTTGCTTAGATGATTAGCCAATACATGCACAGCTAAGCAAGAAATCCCGGCTTTAAATTTGTTTGGATAGATTATAGCAACGTTTTTTATCATTTTAATCACAGATATTATTTATTGACTATCTAACACATTAACAACGTCACCAACAACTATAACTCCCGGTGGTTTAGCTCCTTCTTTCTTAGCCTTTTCAACAATATCTCCCAAAGTTCCTTTAATGATTTTTTGATTCTTTGTAGTTCCTTCCATAATAATTGCTACTGGTGTATCTTTGCTTCTCTTTGGGTTTTGTAATAGCTCTTTAACCAAATTCTCCAAATTAGTTATTCCCATTAAAATTACAATGGTGTCGGCGTTTAATTTACTTAAATCAACCTGTTTCTCTTTCTTATCCTCTGCTTCATGTCCAGTAACTACTGTAAATGAAGTAGCAACCTTTCTATGCGTAACAGGAATTCCAGCAACT is from Methanocaldococcus bathoardescens and encodes:
- a CDS encoding heat shock protein HSP16.5; amino-acid sequence: MFGRDPFDSLFERMLKEFFTTPMTGTTMIQSSTGIQISGKGFMPISIIEGDKHIKVIAWLPGVNKEDIVLNAIGDTLEIRAKRSPLMITESERIIYSEIPEEEEIYRTIKLPANVKEENASAKFENGVLSVTLPKAESSIKKGINIE
- a CDS encoding B12-binding domain-containing radical SAM protein — encoded protein: MIKNVAIIYPNKFKAGISCLAVHVLANHLSKYRDLNVGVYFLENYERIRNFDAIFITLQYENDYFNAIKIVKDLRKTNPKAVFVAGGPCVMENFFPIAEFFDAFIVGEIENSDVMLKVINREFDVEGVYSKFLEKEKVKRIYPKKLGVEDYPIYQPTSEEGAYGKSFLLEIGRGCPRRCRFCLARAIYYPPRFRKLDDLMYLAEEGVTVNKVNKVALIAPSVGDYKYIVELCNFLDEKNIQISPSSLRADTLNDDLMKILKPKTLTIAPEAGSERLREFIKKDIREGDIANAVDLAKKYNVDKIKLYFMVGIPTETDEDIEELINLTKKIKREIRKVEISINPMIPKPHTDFECEEFDLSSKKKIKYIEKSLKKENIRVEYENFNSMICQCVLARGDGILNKYLDYSKNPTSLISALKKDKLLDKYLEKIDKMPWKRIII
- a CDS encoding NAAT family transporter; this encodes MDIINFYLYGFVSLFITIDPIGLIPIVHSLTYPYPKEQRIRIIKKAIISSTTVLLLFALFGNYIFGYFGITIDAFRVAGGILLFKIAWDMLHAEIPKTKHKPDERLDIEDIDSIVYVPLSIPLISGPGAITTTMILISKAQSILDKGVVVLSILSAMLVSGIILSLTDFIIRRVNIYGINAFVRIMGLLLVAISVQIIFIGIVGLYNSISVQ
- the recJ gene encoding single-stranded-DNA-specific exonuclease RecJ → MENWIELKKGAKVLEKNKNNKILIVTHIDTDGLTSRAILQKLAERLNLDADFMFLKQITIETINDIPFEDYDLIIFADLGSGQLKMIKEKLDELNLSDKKNKIIILDHHQPEEIKIPETIVHINPLTIGKSGAEICGAGVSYLFAKTINNEWIDLAKYAVLGAVGDIQNIEGKLTGLNRKILSDAIMSGDIKVATDLQMYGRQTRPLFVSMRYWADIRTDLLNNDSRIIKYIQYINKKYGIEINPTMRIAEIPFEYKKIIGNELLIKCLNYVPNHWTPYVPKVIFGEVYEFRYEEFGSPLRDLEEFSTCINACSRYGDYETALNVLMGDKGKYYSRMLSNLRKHRNNLREALEHVKNDVEIIQKENFQYFETDKIMPNIIGIVAGMSYSIEEVDWMKPIFAITEDDNGYKVSARCPKLLCFAEDVNLAKAIKYASEKVNGSGGGHKFACGAYIPDNKREFIKYIEIALK
- a CDS encoding pantoate kinase, whose product is MFAPGHITGFFAICKSSNKLKTGSIGAGITINRGVNIELKKGNGDVFYNDKKVDICVVKKVVEYYKEFGYNDDYDIIFSSDFPLGSGLGMSGGCALILAKKLNETLNLNENYVEIAHISEVECGTGLGDVIAQYTKGFVIRKAPGFPINVEKIAVNDDYYIIIEIFGKKETKEIITNEEWIKKINEYGERCLNELLKNPTLENFVNLSYKFAVNTELINEKILDICEDLKFTVGASQSMLGNTLFCISKKETLDDALSILKNPIVCKVYY
- a CDS encoding site-2 protease family protein, encoding MDTSKFILIVAIIIWLILYVIRDSINLKTYGGIFGILRTKLGLKTIEKLGKYKIWQKIGIISIPICVVLGFIMLFNIIAMSIKLLSGTLPKEAAKPVVFLFGDVIPWIPGIIALLIAISVHELAHGIFARSFGIKVKSSGILLLLGLPLGAFVELGDEFKNAEKKIRGAIASAGPLANLLIFLISIPLLSFSYTLPTELKIIDVKEPASEFLQKGDVIYEINGKKINSLEDFREFAKTIEPNKEYEIKVLRDNKILTYKIISSDEGKIGVMVSPTKNTALFINTIYWTYWFNFLLALFNLLPAMPLDGFHVWNAFPELLKERKNRFIAKIGQILELFINEKTLGSITLLVWWIILGSILYSMW
- a CDS encoding METTL5 family protein → MIKKKHLEMILDSLKRHPNPKVDLEQYTIDGKLASDILFFAVNDFYGNVVIDLGCGTGRLAIGSKILGAKRVIGVDIDKESIETAKENAKKLNVDIDFYCMDIRDVDDEFLNNVLGEDRNLKKVIIQNPPFGAQKKHADRIFLDKALEIGDIIYTIHNYPTKDFVMKYVEDKGGKITHIYEAFFRIPAIYEFHKKKVVNIPVVVFRIEI
- a CDS encoding phosphoadenosine phosphosulfate reductase domain-containing protein, with protein sequence MDDKFASKFEIDILNKLLNKNFSHDLAIILKKIGGLDYRKKVFINGECIGILEFDLIDLDWKFHPYAPYYLIEEPKIKIKPTKRRLKGKKVPIDLIENPEELKNIDENEYVGVKMKNYVGVAVKKGETLKIKDLTLKKEIKFEKIEDYLRKNHERIKKLERKSLSIIKRYYEKCKDKGYAINASFSGGKDSSVSTLLSNKVIDDLEVIFIDTGLEFKDTIKFAKKFAEKYDLNLVVLKGKDFWEYLDKEGIPTKDYRWCNSVCKLEPLKEYLKKYKRIYTIDGSRKYESFARGKLSYERKSGFIENQINVFPILDWKGTDVWSWIYLNDIIYNELYDKGFERIGCYMCPATLNSEFLRVRELYPELFNKWVNVLKKFGYDEDEILRGFWRWKKLPPKMKELKKMLENKEKR
- the cfbA gene encoding sirohydrochlorin nickelochelatase, with the translated sequence MEALVLVGHGSRLPYSKELLVKLAEKVKEKNIFPIVEIGLMEFNEPTIPQAVKKAIEQGAKKIIVVPVFLAHGIHTTRDIPRLLGLINDDEEHEHHHHEHGHGHHHHHHHHHEHEKLEIPEDVEIIYREPIGADDRIVDIIIDRAFGR